The proteins below come from a single Canis aureus isolate CA01 chromosome 14, VMU_Caureus_v.1.0, whole genome shotgun sequence genomic window:
- the LOC144283004 gene encoding uncharacterized protein LOC144283004, translating to MTRSVLPALVLVPSPRATAPGAAQAAVTKRKLLRPQYQGIRAAGGWALPWPSHLGPRATTRTCSRRPATSRPCASGSEAPIHLFRPPPPPPPPPPPPPPPALTPEPGFLASSRDSFSHDAIESPLQASGRDKRTVLTGDGGSIGMAFRAQARGWRAGPWLALSRARALGTRAAPAPRAVLPFEAVPRCPGNKWMRVLQIWRQQGSESLHLEMHRTFQELGPIFRAPRTVTREAEGRRPRADGREGEASPVRRRRSPSSSPVHGPGGRRGQREPGRWLCTGSPREAPAPQQGSEVSVPQKYLPAY from the exons ATGACGCGCTCCGTCCTTCCTGCCCTGGTCCTc GTCCCCTCGCCCAGGGCCACTGCTCCTGGGGCAGCGCAGGCAGCTGTGACCAAGAGGAAACTGCTGCGCCCCCAATACCAGGGTATTCGGGCGGCCGGAGGATGGGCCCTACCCTGGCCAAGCCACCTGGGCCCCCGGGCCACAACCCGCACCTGCTCTCGACGCCCGGCCACCAGCAGGCCTTGCGCAAGTGGGAGTGAGGCGCCCATCCATCTCTttcggcctcctcctcctcctcctcctcctcctcctcctcctcctccgccggcCCTGACCCCTGAGCCGGGTTTCCTGGCCTCGTCCAGGGACAGCTTCTCCCATGACGCGATCGAGTCGCCGCTCCAGGCCTCAGGGCGAGATAAAAGGACTGTGCTGACCGGGGACGGAGGGAGCATCGGAATGGCCTTCAGGGCACAGGCGCGAGGGTGGCGGGCCGGGCCCTGGCTGGCCTTGAGCAGGGCACGCGCACTGGGCACCCGAGCCGCTCCAGCCCCCAGGGCGGTGCTGCCCTTCGAAGCCGTGCCCCGCTGTCCCGGCAACAAGTGGATGCGGGTGCTGCAGATCTGGAGGCAGCAGGGCTCTGAGAGCCTCCACCTGGAGATGCACCGCACCTTCCAGGAGCTGGGGCCCATTTTCAG GGCTCCCCGGACGGTGACCCGAGAGGCAGAGGGCAGACGGCCGAGGGCGGACGGCCGAGAGGGAGAGGCTTCCCCGGTTAGACGGCGTAGGAGCCCGAGCTCGAGCCCCGTCCACGGCCCAGGAGGACGGAGAGGCCAACGGGAGCCAGGCCGGTGGCTCTGCACGGGGAGCCCCAGGGAGGCCCCGGCCCCCCAGCAGGGCTCTGAGGTCTCTGTTCCTCAG AAATATTTGCCCGCCTACTAG